Proteins encoded together in one Dermacentor variabilis isolate Ectoservices chromosome 2, ASM5094787v1, whole genome shotgun sequence window:
- the LOC142572840 gene encoding NPC intracellular cholesterol transporter 1-like, which translates to MESFRTTLLLAAALLLGYVACVDAAKCSMHGFCDNKNKVPCIYNGVPKPVTDEAVRAIMKETCGDYFQIHGDSLCCDGAQIKELAKQVKALEGLGLRRCEACYANFQKLLCNMACSPHQGDFLQVVHYDEEPHELAEHVNFYVDYVTMRALYASCINPRKFIRFAPLSFALCGQDYQNCTMNLWYGALGKRRVGLTSVDVTYEPVTKEAIFTGLREYRPFKDSMYGCNETVSGKACACEDCEAVCENADDAVKPVPLST; encoded by the coding sequence ATGGAGTCATTCAGGACTACGCTCCTTCTGGCAGCAGCGCTGCTGCTCGGTTACGTCGCCTGCGTCGACGCAGCCAAGTGCTCGATGCACGGCTTCTGCGACAACAAGAACAAGGTCCCGTGCATCTACAACGGCGTGCCCAAGCCGGTCACGGACGAGGCGGTGCGAGCCATCATGAAGGAGACTTGCGGTGACTACTTCCAGATCCACGGCGACTCGCTCTGCTGCGACGGCGCGCAGATCAAGGAGCTCGCGAAGCAGGTGAAGGCTCTCGAAGGCCTGGGCCTGCGACGCTGCGAGGCCTGCTACGCCAACTTCCAGAAGCTCCTGTGCAACATGGCCTGCTCGCCGCACCAGGGAGACTTCCTGCAGGTCGTGCACTACGACGAAGAGCCGCACGAGTTGGCGGAACACGTGAACTTCTACGTAGACTACGTGACCATGCGCGCCCTCTACGCGTCTTGCATTAACCCGAGGAAGTTCATCCGGTTCGCACCGCTGTCCTTCGCGCTCTGCGGCCAGGACTACCAGAACTGCACCATGAACCTGTGGTACGGCGCCCTGGGCAAGAGACGAGTGGGACTGACCTCCGTGGACGTAACGTACGAGCCGGTCACCAAGGAGGCGATCTTCACCGGGCTGCGGGAGTACAGGCCCTTCAAGGACTCCATGTACGGCTGCAACGAGACCGTCTCCGGCAAGGCGTGCGCCTGCGAGGACTGCGAAGCGGTCTGCGAGAACGCCGACGACGCCGTGAAGCCCGTGCCTCTGAGCACGTGA